GATGTTCGCCTCCGTCGGATTTGTCTCGCCGGGGATATGGCCGAAGCCCAAGCCCACGCGGACCAGCAGCGCCAGCGCGGCCGCCTTCGACGCGACCGACAGGAATCCGTCGACCTCGGCCGAGGCGCCCTCGAACACGTCGGGGCACCAGAAATGGAACGGCACTGCCGACAGCTTGAACGCCAGTCCCACCCCCAGCATCATTCCTCCCAAGGCCAGGACGAGCACTTGCACGTAACCGTCACCGGAGGCGAGCTTGCCGGCGATGTCATACTCGGCAAGTTGCCGAGCCATGGTCGGCAGATGGGCTGACCCCAGGATTCCAGCCAGCAGGCTCACGCCGTACAGCATAATGCCCGCCGTGCCGGCGCCGTAGACGGCGTACTTCAGGGCCGCCTCGCTGCTCCGCCGTCGGCCTTTCACGACGCCGGCCAGAACGTAGGATGGCACGCTGGCCATCTCGATCCCCATGAACAGCATCAGCAGGTGATTGGCCGAGGCCATCAGGCACATGCCCACGAGCGAGCCGAACACGAGGCAATAGAAGTCCTGCCCGTCCTGCCTGTCGGCAATGCCCGTCAGCCGGGCGAGGATCACGAACAGGACGCCGAAAGCCATGAGGAACAGCCGAACGTACGCGGTCACCGCGTCGTAGACGAGCATCCCCGTGAACAGCTCTTGCCGCTCGATGGCGCCCCACTCGGCCAACCCTTCCTGCGGGATCGCCGCCCACAGCGCGGCCAGCGACCCGACGAGCGCCAGGGGGAACGCCGGAATGCGATTCAGTCCTGGAATCAACCGCGTCGCCAGCAGGACGACGATCGCGACGCACAGCGTCAACTCCGGCCGAAACAGCGGCAGGCTCGTCTCGACCGCGTCGTTGACCAGGGCGTTGATGATCGATTGCAGAGTCAAAGCAGGCGGCGAGGGTTAAGGTTCAACGGAAAGGAAAACAAACAAGGTCGCACCAAGCGCCCCTACTGCAGTCGCCCGCCCGCAGACGCCATCTGATCTCCGTCGCTTCCCAGCGCCTGATTGACCGTGGCGCGGTTGGCGTCGAAGTCTTCGGTCCAGCGAGCAAGTTGATCGATTTGGGCGTCGACCGACGGCTGCATGTAGCGGAACAACGCATTGGGATACACGCCGAGCAGCACGGCCAGCGCCACCAACGGAGCCGCGATGGACAGCTCGCGCGAGGTGATCGGAGTCAGCGCTTCGCCGTGCGGGCCCTTGTACTCGGCGCCGAGATAGACCCGTTGAATGGCCCACAGGATATAGCCGGCGGTCAGGATCACGACCGCGGCCGAGATGATCGCCAGGACGTAGCTGTACTTCCAAACGCTCAGCACGACCAGCACTTCGCCGATGAATCCGCACAGCCCCGGCAAGCCGAGACCCGCGAAGAAGATCGCCACCGACAGACCGCTGTAGACCGGCATCTTGGCGAACAGCCCGCCGAACTCGTTGAGGTTGCGGTGAT
The window above is part of the Pirellulales bacterium genome. Proteins encoded here:
- a CDS encoding NADH-quinone oxidoreductase subunit N, producing MTLQSIINALVNDAVETSLPLFRPELTLCVAIVVLLATRLIPGLNRIPAFPLALVGSLAALWAAIPQEGLAEWGAIERQELFTGMLVYDAVTAYVRLFLMAFGVLFVILARLTGIADRQDGQDFYCLVFGSLVGMCLMASANHLLMLFMGIEMASVPSYVLAGVVKGRRRSSEAALKYAVYGAGTAGIMLYGVSLLAGILGSAHLPTMARQLAEYDIAGKLASGDGYVQVLVLALGGMMLGVGLAFKLSAVPFHFWCPDVFEGASAEVDGFLSVASKAAALALLVRVGLGFGHIPGETNPTEANIPRTAATLAATDAGGRVPARFASDAAAAADEVPAVDAGPLSPARSFFVHLVGIASVVTCTFGNLAAYGQKNIKRMFAYSTIAHAGYMMMPAAAAVALVGRDQAAAGTAVSSLLLYAAFYLFMNLGAFAIVAFLRNSMQSEEIEDYAGLIGRSPLVAVCLTGILVSLVGIPPMAGFIGKFRIFQSLVEAGGPLMIFMLVAAGVNTAISLVYYLRVAKTVCIDSPPDSSRPVELGFFPVAYVLALSLPVLVLGILPNRVAEWAQQATAGLFG